The Bacteroidota bacterium genomic interval TTTGTTGTTCGCGATATCAATCAGGACAAAGCAATTTCAGCCATCCTTAAAACAGCATACACCGGTGAAAGCGGTGATGGCCGGATTTTTATTTCCGACATCAATCAGTCCATCAGAATCCGGACCGGTGATGTGGGCGATGATTCACTCTTCAATAAATAATTCAACCTTTTACCTTAAATATTGATATAAATAAAAATAAAATGAAATTTAAAGTAATATATAGATATCTGATTATAATATTTTTGCTTTTGATTATTAGTCCTGCAGCTATCTTTGCTCAGGAAGCCGCAGCCTCCCAGGTAAGTCTGCACCCTGTCATCAATGCCGGCAATACAGCCTGGATGATTGTAGCAACCATTCTTGTTTTATTTATGACTATACCGGGTTTGGCTCTTTTTTATGGAGGACTGGTTCGTCAAAAAAATGTACTGAATATTTTTATGCAGTGCTTTATTTTGGCGGCTGCTATTAGCCTAGAATGGATTATGTTTGGTTATAGCAATGCATTTGGTTCTTCTTCGGGAGTTTTAAAGCCTTTTATTGGAGGTTTTAACTGGGCATTTCTGAAGGGTATTAAAATTACAGACCCCAGCCCTTATTTTATCTCTCAGCCTGTTGAACGTATCCCGCATATTGTTTTCATCATGTTTCAATGTATGTTTGCAGTAATCACCCCTGCACTGATCATTGGTTCATTTGCTGAACGAATCAAGTTCCGCGGATTTTTGATCTTTTCCTTGTTGTGGGCAATACTTGTATATAATCCTGTTGCACATTGGGTTTGGTCGGCCGATGGTTGGCTGTGCAAACTTGGAGCCCTTGATTTTGCAGGGGGCACAGTAGTTCACATCAATGCTGGCGTTTCTGCCATTGTTTGTGCTGTTCTGATTGGAAAGCGCAAATATTACGAAGGTCATCCGACTCCTCCCCATAATGTTCCCATGGTGGCTTTGGGTGCTGCAATGCTTTGGTTTGGCTGGTTCGGATTC includes:
- a CDS encoding ammonium transporter produces the protein MIVATILVLFMTIPGLALFYGGLVRQKNVLNIFMQCFILAAAISLEWIMFGYSNAFGSSSGVLKPFIGGFNWAFLKGIKITDPSPYFISQPVERIPHIVFIMFQCMFAVITPALIIGSFAERIKFRGFLIFSLLWAILVYNPVAHWVWSADGWLCKLGALDFAGGTVVHINAGVSAIVCAVLIGKRKYYEGHPTPPHNVPMVALGAAMLWFGWFGFNAGSGLAADALAANAMMVTHIATAAAAFTWASLDWIINKKPTLVGTATGAVAGLVAITPASGSVGIGGAIAIGMAVSLICFFMVSVVKPKLGYDDSLDAFGVHGVGGIIGAILTGVFATKAVTGLYLPNGGVSGALYGNIKQLLIQLVAVFTTILYSGILTFILFKITDKAFGIRATVEEEIDGLDITQHNEIAYNETE